A window of the Microbacterium sp. LWH13-1.2 genome harbors these coding sequences:
- the rsfS gene encoding ribosome silencing factor, giving the protein MQSPENAVEMLQLAADAAVSKGGEDLVALNVSEPLPLVDIFLLVTGNSERNVAAIADEIEDKLIEAGHKRVRREGRAEARWVLLDFGDLIVHVFHQEERVYYGLERLWKDCPVVPFELADSAAADRS; this is encoded by the coding sequence ATGCAGTCACCTGAAAACGCCGTTGAGATGCTCCAGCTCGCGGCAGACGCCGCCGTCTCGAAGGGCGGTGAGGATCTCGTCGCGCTGAACGTGTCGGAGCCGTTGCCCCTCGTCGACATCTTCCTGCTCGTCACCGGAAACAGCGAGCGCAACGTCGCCGCGATCGCCGACGAGATCGAGGACAAGCTGATCGAGGCAGGGCACAAGCGTGTCCGCCGAGAGGGTCGTGCGGAGGCCCGTTGGGTGCTTCTCGACTTCGGCGACCTGATCGTGCACGTCTTCCACCAGGAGGAGCGGGTCTACTACGGCCTCGAGCGCCTCTGGAAGGACTGCCCCGTGGTCCCGTTCGAGCTCGCTGACTCCGCCGCTGCCGACCGCAGCTGA